From Cydia fagiglandana chromosome 24, ilCydFagi1.1, whole genome shotgun sequence, a single genomic window includes:
- the LOC134676618 gene encoding zinc finger protein 501-like, whose product MEALQSCRCCLRRSPDRDMNMPYLHLDKTEIYSVMLAECFDIHLIVSKTDIGICEVCVGRLRDASDFKQQVQRCQEELQQLQGDFIVKNESKIKQEILEDDVTDDFGPEDSGVESNVSKPIVKFIEPQVIKVECTLKLEPAPHASQQRPATSHREPTRAATASRAKSVVAATVRTDQNYECGTCWKQFTKKKYLIGHMKIHNETKTFICEVCTKQFKHKHHLIEHTRIHTGDQPYSCEVCEKRFSQRSSLIVHKRIHTGEKPYSCEICNKTFTQSSALHMHKRIHGEKTFFCEMCGKGFSLKCNFSAHVRTHTGEKPYDCKVCNKRFNEQSSLKRHTRIHTGETPYACRTCDKKFRDFSSYSKHELIHTGKKPFTCDICNKSFGRKTHLNRHKQLHTGEKRFCCDICGKQFTEKYILDNHKTVHSKNQSSNDE is encoded by the exons ATGGAAGCGCTACAGTCGTGTCGTTGTTGCCTGCGCCGCTCCCCGGACAGAGATATGAACATGCCATATTTGCATCTGGACAAAACTGAGATATATTCGGTCATGCTAGCAGAATGCTTCGATATACAT TTAATTGTTAGCAAGACTGACATTGGTATCTGTGAGGTGTGCGTGGGCCGCCTGCGAGACGCCAGTGACTTCAAGCAGCAAGTGCAGCGCTGCCAGGAGGAGTTGCAGCAGCTGCAGGGAGACTTTATAGTTAAAA ATGAATCTAAGATTAAACAAGAAATATTAGAGGATGATGTAACAGATGATTTCGGAC CCGAAGACTCCGGAGTAGAATCAAACGTTTCGAAGCCAATAGTAAAATTTATAGAACCGCAAGTAATAAAAGTAGAGTGCACACTAAAACTAGAGCCCGCGCCGCACGCGAGCCAGCAGCGTCCCGCGACATCACACCGCGAGCCGACCCGCGCGGCGACTGCGAGCCGAGCCAAGAGTGTGGTGGCCGCGACTGTCCGCACCGACCAAAACTACGAGTGCGGTACATGCTGGAAACAGTTCACAAAGAAGAAATATTTAATCGGTCACATGAAGATTCACAACGAAACAAAGACTTTCATATGTGAAGTCTGCACAAAGCAGTTTAAACATAAACACCACTTGATCGAGCACACGCGTATTCACACTGGAGATCAGCCTTATAGCTGCGAAGTTTGTGAGAAGCGGTTTTCACAAAGATCGTCTTTAATTGTACATAAGAGAATCCACACTGGTGAAAAACcttacagctgtgagatatgcaACAAAACTTTTACACAAAGCTCGGCTTTACATATGCATAAACGCATCCACGGGGAGAAAACTTTCTTCTGTGAGATGTGCGGCAAGGGATTTTCACTAAAGTGCAACTTTTCTGCGCATGTACGTACACACACTGGTGAGAAACCATATGATTGTAAAGTATGTAATAAACGGTTTAACGAGCAATCTAGCCTTAAAAGACACACAAGAATTCACACAGGAGAGACGCCGTACGCTTGTAGAACATGTGACAAGAAATTCAGAGATTTTTCCAGTTATAGTAAACACGAACTAATTCATACCGGCAAGAAGCCGTTCACATGTGATATATGTAATAAATCATTCGGTCGGAAAACTCACCTAAATAGACATAAGCAACTTCATACAGGGGAGAAACGGTTCTGTTGCGACATCTGTGGAAAGCAATTTacagaaaaatatatactagaCAATCATAAAACGGTTCACTCGAAAAATCAGTCTTCTAACGACGAGTGA